The Chloroflexota bacterium nucleotide sequence CTTGATGACGTGGTACTCGGCGGCGGCGGGCGGCATCGTCTTCATCCGCGCCAGTTCGCGTTTGGCTTCCTTTTCCGCTTCGGGCGACATTTGCGCCTCGGCAATTTTCTTCTCGTACTCTTTGGCTTCGACGGTCTGCTCGTCTTCCTCGCCCAATTCCTTTTTGATCTGCTTCATCTGCTCGCGCAGAATGTAATCGCGTTGCGATTTAGAGAGTTCGTCTTGTGCCTGGGTCTGGATTTTCTTGCCGAGTTCGAGCACCTCCAACTCTTTCGTCATGATCGCGTCGAGTTTCTTCAACTTGTCCGCGACGTCGTCGAGTTCGAGGAGTTCTTGCGCGTCCTTCAATTCCAAGCGCAACACATTGCCCGCGAGCGCGTAGACGAGTTGACGCGGGTCGTCAATGTTCATCACCGCCATCAACACTTCTTCGGTGAAATGCGAGGTCAGCGCGACAAAGCGCTTGAACAGTTCGACGGTGTTCGTCATCAACGCTTTGACTTCGACCGTCTTTTCGGCGTTCTCGGGCGCTACTTCGACACGCGCTTTGAGGTACGGTTCTTGCGCGGTAAACTCGCGGATGCGAATGCGCTCCATCGCCTGGACGATCAAACGCACCGTGTCGTCCGGCGCGCGCAAGAGACGTACGATAATGGCGGCAGTCCCGGTCCAGTACACGTCGTCCGGTCCGCCGTCTTCGATAGCAGAGTCTTTCGTTGTGACGAGACCGATAAGGCGACTGCCTGTTGTGACATCGTCCACCAAGCGAATCGAGCGCGCTTGACCGACACTGAGCGGAATCATCGTCAGCGGATAGACGACTGTGCCGCGCAATGGCAGAATCGGCAATTCCTCTGGAATCGCCGGGGATTTCGGTTCTTCTTCTTTTTCAGATTCGCGTTTACCGGTGAAAATGTGCATAGGTGGTTACGCTGATGGCGTGCGAATTAGCACGTGATGCTCTTCACGATGTTTGGGCAAGGTGATGTAGAGAAAACCGTTTTCGTACCGCGCGTCGATCCGGTCTTCGGCGAATGTGCCCGGCAAATAGACCGGCACGCGAAACTCACCGTACGGAATTTCGAGCAAGTGGTAACCGAGTTTCGATTCGCGGTCGAGCCGCGCGCCTTCGACAGTCAACGTGTGGTCGGTGAAGGAAATTGTAAAGTCCGCGGCGTCCATCCCCGCGATCTCCATTTTTACAATGACGGCTTCGTCGGTTTCGTAGACATCCGTTGCCGGACGCCATTCACGCGGGCGGGTTCGGTGTTCGCTTGGAAAATAGGCGTACAACATCTTGTCCATCTGCCGTTCAAATTCGTCCATTTCGTCAAACGCTTTGAGCATCGCTTGTCCTCAAAACGAGTCTGCCATTCATCCGTGATGGCGAAATCATTGTAGCACAGATGGGCGATTCTCTCAAGTTCAATTTTTCTTAAAACGCGCGGCGCGTGATTTGCTCCACCGGTCGCGCGGCGTTATAATCGCCGGCACTAGACAAAAGTAGTAGTGTTCAGCCATGCGAAGGTTTGAAGGCACATTGCGCGCGGAAGCGAATTGGTTGTTGTCGCGCGATTCCTCGCCAGAGTGATTGGCTACCTTCGCATGGCTGAACTGAATACCAAATGAGGTTTAGCATGGCACAACTAGCAATCATCGTTCATGGCGGCGCAGGCGATATCTCCGACGCGGAAGCCAAACCACATCGCCGCGGCGTCGCTATCGCCGCGCAAATCGGCTGGAGCGTTTTGCGCGCTGGTGGCTCGGCGCTCGACGCGGCGCAAGCCGCGATCATTTCGATGGAAGACGACCCAGCGTTCGACGCGGGGTACGGCTCGTTCCTCAATCGCGATGGCGTCGTCGAGATGGACGCAAGTATGATGGACGGACGCACACTCGACGCGGGCGCGGTCGCCGGCGTGCAACGCGTCAAGAACGTGATCGTGCTCGCGCGGCGCGTGATGGAAAGCGAGTACACGTTGTTCGTCGCGCGCGGCGCAGAAGAATTTGCGGTCGCGCACGGGATCGCGCTCGTTGAGAACGAAACGCTACGCTCGCCCGCACAGATCGAAATTTGGAAGGAGTGTCAGAGAAATTCATCGGCGCGCGATACGACCCAGGATGTCGCGCCGCGAAACGGCGGCACCGTCGGATGCGTCGCGGTGGATCGCGCGGGAAATATCGCGGCGGGCACTTGTACCGGCGGGATGAAATTCAAGCCCGCGGGTCGCGTCGGCGATTCGCCGATTGTCGGCGCGGGCACGTACGCGGACAATTTGCTCGGCGGCGCGTCGGCAACCGGCTGGGGCGAAGCGATCACGCGTGTCGTGCTCGCCAAGTTCGCGGTGGACGCACTCGCCGGCAACCGCGAACCGAACGTGGTTGCCAAGACAGCAATCGAATATCTCGCCCAACGCGTCGGCGGCACCGGTGGCATCATCCTCGCTGACCGAGAGGGGCGCGTCGGCTTGGCATACAATACGTCGCGTATGGCGCGGGCGTGGATCACCGAATCAAGCCCCCAAATCATCGCCGAGTGCTAGTGGTTGTCATAAAATAAATGAGAGATTGTTAAAGCACGCTAGTCAGTTGCAAAGAAATCACAAAAAAGTATTGACTTGGCTTGTTTATTGTCATATAATCTCTGACAGAGGCGGGGTTGCTCCTGTCTCAATTTTATTGTTTACCACAGGGTTGACAAGGGCTGTCGGATAATCTAGTGGTTGATGGTGTTGGCGGAATGGTGAAAAAGGCAACAAAGGCGAAAACTGAAAAACAAGTGAAAGGCGCGATTGGGCGCGACGAAAAGCGACCGCGTTCGCAAGCGGCGCAGACTTTGCGCGCCGCGTTGGCGCGCCTTAAAACTCCGCCCGCGCCCGGCTCACCGCTCGATGAAGAATCCACGCTTGCGGAAGAGTTGATCAAAAAAGGCAAAGATCAAGGTTATTTGACCCAGGATGATATCCTGGTGCTCTTCCCGGAAGCCGAGTCGAGTCTCGAGCAACTCGAAGAAATGTACATCGTTCTCTTTGACGAGGGGATCCCGGTCGTTGAGGCGGAAAAGGCGCACGACGAAGCCGATGCCAAAGCAGAGGAACCGAAAGAAGATTTCGATCTCAGCGCGATCGGCATTGACGATACCGTTTCACTGTACCTCAAAGAAATTTCGCGCATTCCTTTGCTGACGGCAGAACAAGAAGTGGAATATGCGCGCGGGATGGAAACGGGCAAACGCGCGCGCTATCGTTTGACCAAGAATCATGTCCAAAACGGCGAACGCGCGCGCCTTGAGCAAAAGATTCGCGAGGGCGATCTGTATCGCCAGAAACTGATCAAAGCCAACTTTCGTCTCGTCGTTTCCATCGCGAAAAAATATATCGGGCGCGGCGTGTCGTTCCTCGACCTGATTCAAGAAGGCAACATCGGTTTGATTCGCGCGGTCGAAAAGTTCGATCACCATCGCGGTTTCAAGTTTTCGACGTATGCGACGTGGTGGATTCGCCAGGCGATCACGCGCGCGATTGCGGACCAAGGACGTACGATTCGCGTGCCGGTGCACATGTGCGAGCGCATCAACAAACTGACGCGCGTCTCGCGCCAACTCGTGCAAGAACTGGGTCGCGAGCCAACGAGCGACGAGATCGCGAAAGAGTTGAACACCACCTCGCGCAAGGTCGAGCGCATCATCAAGATTTCGCAGCGCCCATTGTCGCTCGAAATGCCGGTCGGCGAAGAACAAGATTCGCACCTCGGCGATTTCATCCCGGATGAAATGACGCTGGGTCCGACGGACGCGGCATCGCACCAACTGTTGCGCGAGCAGATGGAAGAAATTCTCACATCGCTCAGCCCGCGCGAGGGACGCGTGCTTCAACTGCGTTTCGGTTTGAAGGACGGCAAGGCGCATACGCTCGAAGAAGTCGGCAAGAAATTCGGCGTGACGCGCGAGCGCATTCGGCAGATCGAAGCCAAGGCGCTCCGCAAATTGCGCCATCCATCGCGATCGCGCAAGTTGCGCGATTACCTGGAGTGAAATGTGAGACCCGCAGGGTTTTTCAAACCCTGCGGGTCTTTATTTGCGCCACGTGAACGCCGAGCGCATCAACCTTGACGACTGGGACGCGCAACGGAAAGGGTTCCCTCGCAAGATGGGCAACTTGCGCGGCTGGAATATCGTCTGGTGCGCACGCGCGGTCGCGGCGCAGACATCGGCAGGTGCACGCACCACAGCAACAATCGTTGAACCAGCCAAACGAGCACGCGTAGGTAGAAAGGCGCCGACTTGGTGCGACTCGCCATCGCCTCACGCGCAAGCTCTTCTCTTGCCAGTTCGCGCCGGAGATCGTTGAGTTGTTCTTCGCGAACAAGTTTCTCCATTTCGAGCATTCTATCCTCCTCCCCTAAAAATGTTGACCCTGAAACAATCAGCGACCGAGCAGGAATGTGTCCAACGCGCGCAGGGTTTCTTCGATGCGCGCCCGGTTGAGCGCGTAGCATTTCGCGCCGTCACAACGTCGTTCCGTGAGGTACCCGATCGCCACAAGTTGCATGAGGTGCCGCGATACCGCGGGCTGACTCAAGCCGAGCGCCTGGATAATGTCCTGCGAACGCGTTTCACCTTGCTCGGCAATGTGCTTTAAGATTCGCAAGCGGCTGTCGTCGGTCAGCGCGCCGAGACGCACGATGGCGTCCGCACGACTCAATGCCGGGGCTACGACTTGAGCGCCTTCTGGCACGCGCGCGCCAAAGACGACCCAGAATGTATTGCCGGCTTGATGTCTGCCGGTGTACGGACCGACATGCGCGCTCGGTACGAAAATTATCTGCTCGCTCTCTTCAAACGGTTTCTTCCATTTGTCATCGTCCAACGCGTGCCCCGTGACCCAGCGATATGCTTCGGGTCGGGTCATCGCGCTGAAATCGCCGTGCGCGACCGCTTGGAGTGCTTCTTGCAACATCGGCATAACGCGATCCCATTCTGGCGCGAGATATTTTTTCCACATATTTCGCAGATGGGATATGATCAATTTTTTCATCGCCGGCGGATTTGAAACATACTTGTACGCCTGGGTTTCGATCTCGACGTTCACTTTTTCAGCGCCAAACATCTGTCGCAAAAATTCCAAATAGGCATCCGCCGATTTGAGCGCCGCACGCATGTCTGGGATGGGAGCAATTCCTAGCGCACCGGTCTTGCCGTAGCCCGGCTTGCGCGCATAGATCTCCAGCATCTTGTCGCGCAGCGCGACTGGGCTAGTAGTTTGGAGATGTTTGAGGTAAGCCGGGAAGCTCTCCCAACTTCGGCGCGGCATCACGGCAAAATAAAAACCGATGATGACCAAATCATTCAAGCGACGCTCTTCCGGCGTCATGGCGTGAGCAGTGCGAATGACCCAGTCGCCCAAGCCCGACACATCCTCGACTTTGGTCAGCAACAGCAAACTGTGCAGCGCGTTCAACGCCGGTTCCAATCGGGCGCTGATGCGCGCGCGACTGGACAGGGTAAGGGATTCTTCGGGTGGAGGCATCGTATTTCCGCTCTTTCGACCAAGAGTTTCCACTTATGCTTATTATTCATTTAAGTGGATTACAGGCATAATATAGGCGATAATCGCCGGTTTGTCAAGGCGCGCAACCTTAAAGATTTGCGCGTGGGCTTGCGGAGCAGGGCAACCCCGTTTCGAGCGTGGAGTTGGATAGTACACCTTGAAAACCAAACGGGCGCGCGCGCCGCGGTTCAGGCTGGTTCAACGCACTTGGTTTAATCCCAGGGTCGCATAACCGTGCGCCGGGTTCGTTGACACGCGGCGTTAGGTCGTCTATAATCCGCTCAGATTGGAACTCATGCCGCGCGGTTCTGTGCGCCCTTTTCCCCAAACAATCCGCTGATTTGAACGGAGACGCGATGGCTTGAAAGAATGGATGTCCAAGGATACCCGTCTGATAGATTATCGAATGGAATTTGTTCTATGAATGAAGCCATCCGCACCCTGATCGTTGACGCGCATGCGCTGGTTCGCGCCGGACTCAAGGAACTGATCGCTCATCAAGCGCACATTGTCATCGTCGGCGAAGCCGGGAATCGTGACGATGCCATCGCGCTGGCAACGCAAACGCAACCTGAACTGATTTTGCTAGAATTCAACCTCGATGAATCCGAGCATCTCGACATCATTCCCGCGTTACTGGGTGTCGCACCGCACGCGCGCATTATCCTCGTTACCGCGATCAACGACCTGCAGGTGCATTATCGCGCGGTCCAAGCCGGCGTGATGGGTGTCGTGCTCAAGCATCAGCCGCCCCAGGTTCTCTTCAAAGCCATCACCAAGGTTCATTCCGGCGAGGCGTGGCTCGACCGCGCGACGATTGCGACGATGCTTACTCAAATGTCGCGCGGCAAACCGAAGGACGATCCCGATACGCAAAAAATCGCCAGTCTGTCTCAGCGTGAACGCGAGGTCATTACGATGATCGGCAAAGGTCTGAAAAACAAACAGATTGCCGACATGCTCTCCATCAGCGAAGTCACGGTGCGACATCATCTCACTTCAATTTTCTCCAAACTCGAAATTACCGATCGCCTCGAATTGATCATTTACGCGTACCAACATCACCTAGCCGATTTGCCGCACTAACCAGTTTGCAAATCACGCTCTCTTCCATCTGGGAGAGAGCGTTTTTGTTTTCCTGACTTTCAAAATCATTCGGCACAATTGTGCCGAGGTGTTGGGATATTTGCGCCCATTTCGAATCCATGAAAACTGGCGCGAGTATCTATCGCGAAAACGCTATCTGTACGATGCGACATGCGAGCGAGTCGCATAGAATACCTGCACATTACCATACTCTTCACGATGCAAATCGAACAAACTCGCGCTGCGCGTTTGGTACTCGTGAAAACAAAAAGGAGGAAAGAATGACCAAGACGACTATTTTCCGAGCACTGTTGTTGGTCGCCATCATACTGATCGTGTCCGTAACCTTCGTCTCTGCCGCAACATTTGTTTTGCAGATCACCGGTGCTGGGACTGTCAACGGCACGCCGGATGAAT carries:
- a CDS encoding Hsp20/alpha crystallin family protein is translated as MLKAFDEMDEFERQMDKMLYAYFPSEHRTRPREWRPATDVYETDEAVIVKMEIAGMDAADFTISFTDHTLTVEGARLDRESKLGYHLLEIPYGEFRVPVYLPGTFAEDRIDARYENGFLYITLPKHREEHHVLIRTPSA
- a CDS encoding isoaspartyl peptidase/L-asparaginase, translating into MAQLAIIVHGGAGDISDAEAKPHRRGVAIAAQIGWSVLRAGGSALDAAQAAIISMEDDPAFDAGYGSFLNRDGVVEMDASMMDGRTLDAGAVAGVQRVKNVIVLARRVMESEYTLFVARGAEEFAVAHGIALVENETLRSPAQIEIWKECQRNSSARDTTQDVAPRNGGTVGCVAVDRAGNIAAGTCTGGMKFKPAGRVGDSPIVGAGTYADNLLGGASATGWGEAITRVVLAKFAVDALAGNREPNVVAKTAIEYLAQRVGGTGGIILADREGRVGLAYNTSRMARAWITESSPQIIAEC
- the rpoD gene encoding RNA polymerase sigma factor RpoD, encoding MVKKATKAKTEKQVKGAIGRDEKRPRSQAAQTLRAALARLKTPPAPGSPLDEESTLAEELIKKGKDQGYLTQDDILVLFPEAESSLEQLEEMYIVLFDEGIPVVEAEKAHDEADAKAEEPKEDFDLSAIGIDDTVSLYLKEISRIPLLTAEQEVEYARGMETGKRARYRLTKNHVQNGERARLEQKIREGDLYRQKLIKANFRLVVSIAKKYIGRGVSFLDLIQEGNIGLIRAVEKFDHHRGFKFSTYATWWIRQAITRAIADQGRTIRVPVHMCERINKLTRVSRQLVQELGREPTSDEIAKELNTTSRKVERIIKISQRPLSLEMPVGEEQDSHLGDFIPDEMTLGPTDAASHQLLREQMEEILTSLSPREGRVLQLRFGLKDGKAHTLEEVGKKFGVTRERIRQIEAKALRKLRHPSRSRKLRDYLE
- a CDS encoding winged helix-turn-helix transcriptional regulator; the protein is MPPPEESLTLSSRARISARLEPALNALHSLLLLTKVEDVSGLGDWVIRTAHAMTPEERRLNDLVIIGFYFAVMPRRSWESFPAYLKHLQTTSPVALRDKMLEIYARKPGYGKTGALGIAPIPDMRAALKSADAYLEFLRQMFGAEKVNVEIETQAYKYVSNPPAMKKLIISHLRNMWKKYLAPEWDRVMPMLQEALQAVAHGDFSAMTRPEAYRWVTGHALDDDKWKKPFEESEQIIFVPSAHVGPYTGRHQAGNTFWVVFGARVPEGAQVVAPALSRADAIVRLGALTDDSRLRILKHIAEQGETRSQDIIQALGLSQPAVSRHLMQLVAIGYLTERRCDGAKCYALNRARIEETLRALDTFLLGR
- a CDS encoding response regulator transcription factor, producing MNEAIRTLIVDAHALVRAGLKELIAHQAHIVIVGEAGNRDDAIALATQTQPELILLEFNLDESEHLDIIPALLGVAPHARIILVTAINDLQVHYRAVQAGVMGVVLKHQPPQVLFKAITKVHSGEAWLDRATIATMLTQMSRGKPKDDPDTQKIASLSQREREVITMIGKGLKNKQIADMLSISEVTVRHHLTSIFSKLEITDRLELIIYAYQHHLADLPH